In Helicobacter mastomyrinus, a single genomic region encodes these proteins:
- a CDS encoding DUF815 domain-containing protein — MLPKCFNFSWEEYSACVYRSSFEGFSGYFKPISDFKRAYHLIGLDKEIAALTHNTQAFMRGERASHALLWGARGCGKSSCLQQVLSDVLALDSLLRIIELSKESLGILPMVQDCVRELPYKFIIMCDDLSFEPNEQGYKSLKSILEGSFENKAENVLFYTTSNQRHLISESYPQDTLHLNDAQDEILSLSDRFGLVLGFYTLSRTEFMALLETMLQTPLDENLKLKALQFSTLKGSCNPRIAHEFCTLYRNKIL; from the coding sequence ATGTTGCCAAAGTGCTTTAATTTCTCGTGGGAGGAGTATTCCGCTTGTGTCTATCGCTCCTCATTTGAGGGTTTTAGCGGCTATTTTAAACCTATAAGCGATTTTAAAAGAGCCTATCACCTCATTGGCTTGGATAAAGAGATTGCTGCTCTCACACACAATACACAGGCTTTTATGCGAGGAGAGAGGGCTTCTCACGCTTTGCTTTGGGGGGCTAGAGGCTGTGGGAAAAGCTCGTGTTTGCAGCAGGTATTAAGTGATGTATTAGCTCTAGATTCACTTTTGCGTATCATAGAGTTAAGCAAAGAATCTTTAGGTATTTTGCCTATGGTGCAAGATTGTGTGCGGGAATTGCCCTATAAATTCATTATTATGTGTGATGACTTATCCTTTGAGCCAAATGAGCAAGGCTACAAATCCCTTAAAAGCATACTTGAAGGTTCTTTTGAGAATAAAGCGGAGAATGTGTTATTTTACACGACATCTAACCAACGCCACCTCATTAGCGAATCTTACCCTCAAGACACACTCCATCTCAATGATGCACAAGATGAGATTCTCTCCTTAAGCGATAGATTTGGGCTTGTGCTAGGATTTTATACCCTAAGTCGCACGGAGTTTATGGCACTTTTAGAAACAATGCTACAAACGCCTCTTGATGAGAATTTAAAGCTCAAAGCATTGCAGTTTAGCACACTCAAAGGCTCGTGTAATCCCCGCATAGCGCACGAATTTTGCACTCTCTATCGTAATAAGATTCTGTAG